One region of gamma proteobacterium HIMB55 genomic DNA includes:
- a CDS encoding glutaredoxin-like protein (PFAM: Glutaredoxin; Methylamine utilisation protein MauE), with the protein MSQASEKSATLYRMMMPTHTCPYGLKAMDLLSRHGYQVDDRHLSTKEMTDAFKAEHDVRTTPQIWLGDEHVGGFDALKVRLGYKVKDPNNKTYRPVIAIFAVAALMAVSLTWLTSTTLLTGKTVEWFIALSMCFLAVQKLQNVETFSTMFLNYDLLAKRWVRYGYVYPYGEAFAGISMLSGALIWLSAPIALTIGTIGTVSVFKAVYIEKRDLKCACVGGDSNVPLGFISLTENLMMMGMGSWMLFSL; encoded by the coding sequence ATGTCCCAGGCCTCCGAAAAATCAGCAACGCTTTACCGAATGATGATGCCCACGCACACTTGCCCCTATGGGCTGAAAGCAATGGATCTCTTATCACGGCATGGCTACCAGGTTGATGACCGCCATCTATCGACAAAAGAAATGACGGACGCCTTTAAAGCTGAGCACGATGTTCGAACCACCCCGCAGATTTGGCTAGGTGATGAGCATGTGGGTGGGTTTGATGCGTTGAAAGTTCGCCTCGGTTACAAGGTCAAAGACCCCAATAATAAAACCTATCGACCGGTGATCGCTATTTTCGCCGTTGCAGCACTGATGGCCGTTTCTCTGACTTGGCTGACGAGTACAACGCTGCTGACAGGAAAAACCGTTGAATGGTTCATTGCCCTATCGATGTGTTTCCTCGCGGTTCAAAAGCTCCAAAACGTTGAGACCTTTTCCACCATGTTCCTCAACTATGACCTGCTGGCAAAACGCTGGGTACGCTATGGCTATGTCTACCCCTATGGCGAGGCCTTCGCGGGGATTTCCATGCTTTCAGGTGCACTGATATGGCTTTCAGCACCCATTGCGCTGACCATTGGGACGATTGGGACCGTTTCAGTGTTCAAAGCCGTCTACATTGAGAAACGCGACCTGAAATGCGCCTGTGTCGGTGGTGACAGTAACGTACCACTCGGCTTTATCTCGCTCACCGAGAACCTGATGATGATGGGTATGGGAAGTTGGATGCTCTTTTCTCTGTAG
- a CDS encoding NAD-dependent aldehyde dehydrogenase (PFAM: Aldehyde dehydrogenase family), whose protein sequence is MATPETVALPEEVAEVEALIERARVAQAAIADYTQEQVDELIKAMVWSCAQPGVAEELAQQTLDETQLGDYNGKFAKISVKTRATLMDILPDKSVGIIEEDLERNIIKICKPVGVIGALSPSTNPEATPVIKSINAVKGRNAIVIAPHPRAKFINMTIVNKMRDAIEKMGAPADLVQTMAQPSIGKTEELMCQCDRILATGGPGMVTAAYSSGTPALGVGAGNAVITVDDTADLVDTAEKIRISKTLDLAASCSADNSVIVLESVYDELLSNLIAEGGYVASAEEADKIAAVLWHDGALNTAAVVKQPQVLAEMSGFSIPEDRKFIIVPYEGVGREYPFSGEKLSAVMAYYKVADINEAVALTNAIQEYQGMGHSCGIYSNSDDNIITLASGTKTSRVMVNQPQAPSNSGNLWNGMRQTFSLGCGSWGGNSTNENINWEHLVNITWVSKPLKEAKTLPSDDELFGGVIEKLA, encoded by the coding sequence ATGGCGACACCTGAAACGGTGGCACTGCCCGAAGAAGTGGCAGAAGTTGAAGCTTTGATTGAGCGTGCACGCGTGGCTCAAGCGGCAATTGCCGATTACACACAGGAGCAGGTAGACGAACTCATCAAAGCCATGGTGTGGTCTTGTGCTCAGCCCGGCGTCGCTGAAGAACTTGCGCAACAAACGCTCGATGAGACACAACTCGGGGACTACAACGGGAAGTTCGCCAAGATTTCAGTGAAAACTCGCGCAACGCTGATGGATATCCTCCCCGATAAATCGGTGGGTATTATTGAAGAAGACCTCGAGCGCAATATCATCAAAATCTGCAAGCCTGTGGGTGTGATAGGAGCGCTGTCACCCTCGACGAACCCAGAAGCAACGCCGGTCATCAAGAGCATCAACGCGGTTAAGGGACGTAACGCCATCGTCATTGCTCCCCACCCTCGCGCTAAGTTCATCAATATGACGATCGTCAACAAGATGCGCGATGCTATCGAGAAAATGGGTGCCCCCGCAGATCTCGTCCAAACGATGGCTCAGCCCTCTATTGGGAAGACTGAAGAATTAATGTGTCAATGCGACCGCATCCTGGCAACAGGCGGCCCCGGCATGGTCACTGCGGCCTACTCAAGCGGCACACCGGCATTGGGCGTAGGCGCGGGCAATGCCGTTATTACTGTCGACGATACGGCTGATCTCGTCGATACCGCCGAGAAGATTCGCATCTCCAAAACACTCGACCTCGCCGCATCCTGCTCTGCCGACAACTCGGTTATTGTCCTTGAGAGCGTCTATGACGAACTACTCAGTAATCTGATCGCAGAGGGTGGTTATGTCGCATCAGCCGAAGAAGCTGACAAGATTGCCGCGGTTCTGTGGCACGACGGCGCTTTGAATACAGCTGCTGTTGTAAAGCAGCCACAAGTACTCGCCGAGATGTCAGGTTTCAGCATCCCAGAAGACCGGAAGTTCATCATCGTCCCCTACGAGGGAGTCGGTCGCGAATACCCCTTCTCGGGCGAGAAACTCTCGGCTGTCATGGCCTACTACAAGGTTGCGGACATCAACGAAGCAGTAGCGCTTACCAATGCCATCCAAGAGTACCAAGGCATGGGACACTCCTGCGGCATTTACTCGAACAGCGATGACAACATCATCACCTTAGCAAGTGGTACCAAGACCTCGCGCGTCATGGTGAATCAACCGCAAGCGCCGTCGAACAGCGGAAACCTCTGGAACGGTATGCGCCAGACGTTCTCCTTGGGTTGCGGCAGCTGGGGCGGTAACTCCACCAATGAGAACATCAACTGGGAGCACTTGGTTAACATCACTTGGGTCTCAAAGCCGCTCAAGGAAGCCAAAACACTGCCCAGTGATGATGAACTCTTTGGCGGCGTCATCGAGAAGTTGGCGTAG
- a CDS encoding phenylalanyl-tRNA synthetase, beta subunit (PFAM: tRNA synthetase B5 domain; B3/4 domain; Ferredoxin-fold anticodon binding domain; Putative tRNA binding domain~TIGRFAM: phenylalanyl-tRNA synthetase, beta subunit, non-spirochete bacterial), translated as MIISEQWLRTWVDPNATTEALSHKLTMIGLEVDSIDAAAEAFSGVVVAEIISAEQHPDADKLRVCTVNAGNETVQIVCGAPNARAGLIAPLARVGAVLPGGFKIKKAKLRGVESQGMLCAGAELTISEDNDGLMELPADAPVGMDIREYLSLDDKVIELGLTPNRADCLSIRGVARDVAVAFDEAFNEPAIESVSAVIDEEFPVAIEATAKCPRYLGRVIKNVDLSRPTPDYMRERLERAGLRSIDAAVDVTNYVLLELGQPLHAFDVDQLSGGIVVRECRDGETLTLLDGTEQTLQPGTLIIADHDKPLAMAGIMGGEASGVSDKTTNLFLESAFFTPELMAGRARSYGLHTDASHRYERGVDFQLQRQAMERATQLFLDAVGGEPGPITEVVAEAHLPVNEPVLLRESQIEKLLGVAIDRVTVERILEGLGFWVVTHENGWLCTAPSWRFDMGLEVDLIEELARIIGYDAVPSQRITADLIPTPVPETRRLLRNAKNELVARGYFEAVTFSFVAPEIQAYFDPELAPVPLRNPISTDLAVMRTSLIPGLVKAIAHNTSRQQSRVRLFETGLKFLPAQQTEQVPMVALAMSGLRDVEGWSSEKAAADFYDLKGTVEALLANLAGRITFEPRVYPGLHDGQSAAILLDGQEIGRMGAIHPSVRKAMGVPANTVVAELEQSVVTEVAMPAYQDISKYPETRRDLALVADKAISSGEVLSLVRDAAGSLMTKLDLFDVYEGTGLPEGKKSLAIGLTFQDQSRTLDESEVAGAIDKVLETLKSKLDIELRS; from the coding sequence ATGATTATTTCCGAGCAGTGGCTCCGCACCTGGGTTGATCCCAATGCAACGACGGAAGCGCTAAGCCATAAGTTAACGATGATTGGTCTTGAGGTGGACAGTATTGATGCTGCCGCCGAGGCTTTCTCTGGCGTCGTCGTCGCTGAAATTATCAGTGCAGAGCAGCATCCGGATGCCGATAAGTTACGCGTATGCACTGTCAACGCAGGTAATGAAACGGTCCAAATCGTCTGCGGTGCACCGAATGCCCGTGCTGGACTCATTGCGCCATTGGCGCGTGTCGGTGCGGTACTGCCCGGTGGCTTCAAAATCAAAAAAGCGAAGCTGCGCGGTGTGGAATCTCAAGGCATGCTGTGTGCGGGCGCGGAACTCACTATCTCCGAAGATAACGACGGTTTGATGGAGCTTCCTGCGGATGCACCCGTTGGCATGGATATCCGTGAATACTTGAGTCTCGACGATAAGGTTATTGAGCTTGGCCTCACACCCAACCGCGCCGACTGCCTCAGTATCCGCGGCGTTGCTCGCGACGTTGCTGTGGCATTCGATGAGGCATTCAATGAGCCAGCGATTGAATCTGTATCAGCCGTCATCGATGAAGAATTCCCGGTAGCGATTGAGGCTACGGCGAAGTGTCCTCGCTACCTAGGCCGGGTTATCAAGAATGTTGATCTGTCTCGTCCCACGCCCGATTACATGCGCGAGCGGCTGGAGCGAGCGGGACTGCGCTCAATCGATGCGGCGGTGGACGTCACGAACTACGTACTTTTGGAGTTGGGGCAGCCGCTTCATGCGTTTGATGTCGATCAACTGAGTGGCGGAATTGTTGTGCGTGAGTGCAGAGACGGAGAGACGCTGACACTGTTGGACGGCACTGAACAAACGCTTCAACCCGGCACCTTGATTATTGCAGACCACGACAAGCCACTCGCGATGGCGGGCATCATGGGCGGTGAAGCCAGTGGCGTCAGCGATAAAACCACCAACCTGTTTCTCGAGAGTGCTTTTTTCACGCCTGAACTAATGGCGGGTCGCGCACGGTCTTACGGTCTTCATACTGATGCGTCTCATCGTTATGAGCGCGGTGTGGATTTCCAACTGCAGCGTCAGGCAATGGAGCGCGCGACGCAGCTCTTTTTGGACGCCGTTGGTGGAGAGCCTGGTCCGATTACTGAAGTTGTGGCGGAGGCACATCTGCCGGTCAACGAGCCAGTGCTGCTCCGCGAGTCACAAATCGAAAAACTCTTGGGTGTTGCTATCGATCGTGTCACGGTCGAGCGCATTCTCGAAGGGCTCGGATTTTGGGTAGTCACTCATGAGAACGGCTGGCTATGTACCGCACCGAGCTGGCGTTTCGATATGGGGCTCGAGGTCGATTTGATCGAAGAGCTCGCGCGCATCATTGGCTATGATGCAGTGCCCTCACAGCGTATTACTGCTGACCTCATTCCCACACCCGTGCCCGAGACTCGGCGCCTCCTGCGTAACGCTAAGAATGAATTAGTTGCGCGCGGTTACTTTGAGGCAGTGACCTTTAGTTTTGTCGCACCAGAGATACAGGCTTATTTCGACCCGGAGCTGGCCCCAGTACCGCTTCGTAATCCCATCTCTACCGATTTGGCCGTGATGCGCACGAGCTTGATACCGGGATTGGTCAAAGCGATTGCTCATAACACCAGCCGTCAGCAAAGTCGGGTACGCCTATTTGAAACGGGCCTTAAGTTTCTGCCGGCACAGCAAACAGAGCAGGTGCCTATGGTGGCGCTTGCTATGTCGGGTTTGAGAGACGTCGAAGGTTGGTCGAGTGAAAAGGCTGCGGCGGATTTCTATGATCTGAAAGGAACGGTTGAGGCACTATTGGCAAATCTTGCTGGGCGTATCACGTTTGAGCCGCGGGTTTATCCCGGGCTTCACGACGGTCAGAGCGCAGCTATTTTGTTAGACGGTCAAGAAATCGGACGCATGGGCGCGATTCATCCGTCCGTCAGAAAAGCCATGGGTGTACCTGCGAATACCGTTGTTGCAGAACTCGAGCAGTCGGTTGTGACTGAAGTGGCTATGCCTGCTTATCAGGATATCTCTAAGTACCCCGAGACGCGTCGAGATCTTGCGTTGGTTGCAGATAAAGCGATTTCCTCTGGAGAGGTTTTGTCGCTTGTGCGAGATGCCGCAGGATCACTGATGACCAAGCTTGATCTGTTCGATGTCTACGAGGGCACAGGTTTGCCCGAAGGTAAGAAAAGTCTTGCGATTGGTTTGACATTCCAAGATCAAAGTCGCACCCTCGATGAGTCAGAGGTTGCGGGTGCGATCGATAAAGTTCTCGAGACCCTGAAGTCCAAATTAGATATCGAATTGCGAAGCTAA
- a CDS encoding cytochrome d oxidase cyd, subunit II (PFAM: Cytochrome oxidase subunit II~TIGRFAM: cytochrome d oxidase, subunit II (cydB)), which translates to MGETIDLPLIWAAILSLAVFIYVVLDGFDLGIGILFPYLENDTQRDVAMNTVAPVWDGNETWLILGGGGLFAAFPLAYAIVMPALYAPFIVMMLALVFRGVSFEYRWRDPAHRKWWDRSFHWGSIVATFMQGIVLGAFVQGIEVDGRAYGGGWWDWLTPFTVMCGFALLASYSLLGAAWLVMKTSDDLRDIAYRYSFRMALVTLGFAGLVSIWVPFQSPLVWDRWFTTPNFWYVAPIPALTLWTAGIIFSSIRRRRDYLLYPAVIVLNTLGFIGLGVGLAPYIVPHAVTIHEAAGPDVSLGFMLVGAGLLLPVILLYTGYSYYIFRGKVTAENGYH; encoded by the coding sequence ATGGGTGAAACGATTGATCTACCACTAATTTGGGCAGCGATCCTGAGTCTTGCGGTCTTTATTTATGTCGTATTGGACGGGTTTGATCTCGGGATAGGCATTCTATTCCCCTACCTTGAGAACGATACCCAGCGCGATGTTGCAATGAACACCGTTGCGCCCGTTTGGGACGGTAACGAAACGTGGTTGATTCTCGGTGGGGGTGGTCTCTTCGCAGCCTTTCCGCTTGCCTATGCGATTGTCATGCCTGCGCTTTATGCACCCTTCATTGTGATGATGCTTGCGCTCGTGTTTCGCGGTGTATCGTTTGAGTATCGATGGCGTGATCCTGCTCATCGCAAATGGTGGGATCGCAGTTTTCACTGGGGATCGATCGTTGCGACTTTTATGCAGGGCATCGTTTTGGGTGCCTTCGTGCAAGGTATCGAAGTTGACGGTCGCGCCTATGGCGGCGGATGGTGGGATTGGCTTACCCCCTTTACCGTGATGTGTGGCTTCGCTTTGCTTGCGAGTTACTCACTACTGGGTGCTGCCTGGTTGGTTATGAAGACCTCGGATGACTTACGAGATATCGCTTATCGATACAGCTTCCGGATGGCGCTAGTGACGCTCGGATTCGCGGGTCTAGTCAGTATTTGGGTGCCGTTCCAGTCGCCACTCGTGTGGGATCGCTGGTTTACGACACCCAACTTTTGGTACGTAGCGCCGATCCCTGCACTGACCTTATGGACCGCTGGCATTATTTTCAGCTCAATTCGCCGACGACGGGACTATCTTCTGTACCCCGCGGTGATCGTGCTTAACACGCTTGGGTTTATTGGTTTGGGTGTGGGTCTCGCGCCTTACATCGTTCCTCATGCGGTCACGATCCACGAGGCAGCGGGCCCCGACGTAAGTCTAGGTTTCATGCTTGTTGGTGCAGGGCTTTTATTGCCGGTCATTTTGCTCTACACGGGGTATTCGTATTACATTTTCCGCGGCAAGGTCACAGCAGAAAATGGCTACCACTGA
- a CDS encoding putative transcriptional regulator (PFAM: MerR family regulatory protein): MLEPTHNNELPPIPGKRYFTIGEVSTLCAVKPHVLRYWEAEFPQLKPVKRRGNRRYYRRGDVELVRAIRGLLYEEGYTIGGARQRLTSEDGPSPVELVAAIRDSLRDLEQARGLLTRDAD, translated from the coding sequence ATGCTTGAGCCGACGCATAACAATGAATTACCACCGATTCCCGGAAAGCGTTATTTCACCATTGGTGAAGTGAGCACGCTTTGCGCGGTTAAGCCGCATGTTCTTCGTTATTGGGAAGCTGAGTTTCCACAGTTAAAGCCCGTTAAGCGCCGTGGTAATCGTCGCTATTACCGCAGAGGCGACGTCGAGTTAGTCCGTGCGATCCGAGGCCTCCTTTACGAGGAGGGCTATACCATAGGTGGCGCGCGTCAGCGTTTGACCAGTGAAGATGGGCCCAGTCCTGTTGAGTTGGTGGCGGCTATTCGCGACTCTTTGCGCGATTTGGAGCAGGCTCGGGGATTATTGACCCGCGACGCCGATTAG
- a CDS encoding acyl-CoA dehydrogenase (PFAM: Acyl-CoA dehydrogenase, C-terminal domain; Acyl-CoA dehydrogenase, middle domain; Acyl-CoA dehydrogenase, N-terminal domain), with translation MGSATHWTKLNWEDPFELDAQLTEEQRMVRESARQYAQDRLAPRVTAAFRHEETDPNIFREMGEVGLLGPTIEGYGCPGVDYVSYGLIAREVERVDSGYRSMLSVQSSLVMYPIFAYGTDAQREKYLPKLATGEWIGCFGLTEPDHGSDPGGMITRARSTEGGYRVTGAKMWISNSPIADVFVVWAKTDDGVIRGFVLEKGMEGLSAPKIEGKLALRASITGEIVMDDVFVPEENLLPNVSGLKGPFGCLNNARYGIAWGTLGAAETCWHAALDYTLDRKQFGKPLAATQLVQKKLADMQTEIGIGLQSCLRAGQMLSDGAISPDLISLIKRNSCGKALDIARTARDMLGGNGISDQYPVMRHMVNLEVVNTYEGTHDIHALILGRSQTGIAAF, from the coding sequence ATGGGTTCAGCCACACATTGGACAAAACTCAATTGGGAAGATCCGTTCGAGCTTGACGCGCAGTTGACGGAAGAGCAGCGCATGGTAAGAGAGTCTGCTCGTCAATACGCCCAAGATCGACTGGCTCCGCGCGTCACTGCTGCGTTTAGACACGAGGAAACCGACCCCAATATCTTTAGAGAGATGGGTGAAGTGGGCCTATTAGGCCCCACCATTGAGGGGTACGGCTGTCCTGGTGTCGATTACGTGAGTTACGGCCTGATTGCTCGTGAGGTTGAGCGGGTCGATTCTGGTTATCGCTCGATGTTAAGCGTGCAGTCATCACTCGTGATGTACCCCATCTTTGCCTACGGCACTGATGCTCAGCGCGAGAAGTATCTTCCCAAACTTGCCACAGGTGAATGGATAGGGTGTTTTGGCCTGACGGAACCGGACCATGGATCAGACCCCGGCGGAATGATAACTCGTGCCCGATCCACAGAAGGTGGCTACCGCGTAACCGGCGCAAAAATGTGGATTTCAAACAGCCCTATCGCCGATGTATTTGTCGTGTGGGCAAAAACGGATGATGGCGTCATTCGCGGTTTTGTTTTAGAAAAGGGTATGGAAGGCCTGTCTGCCCCAAAAATAGAGGGCAAATTGGCGCTCCGCGCTTCCATTACAGGCGAGATTGTCATGGATGACGTCTTTGTGCCTGAGGAAAACTTGCTCCCCAATGTGTCCGGGCTAAAAGGGCCTTTCGGGTGTTTAAACAACGCCCGGTATGGGATTGCCTGGGGTACTTTGGGCGCAGCAGAAACCTGCTGGCATGCTGCCCTCGATTACACCCTCGATAGAAAGCAGTTCGGTAAGCCACTTGCGGCAACGCAGTTGGTGCAAAAGAAGCTGGCTGATATGCAAACCGAAATAGGCATTGGACTGCAGTCTTGTTTACGTGCCGGTCAAATGTTGAGTGACGGTGCGATATCGCCCGATCTCATCAGTTTGATAAAGCGTAATAGCTGCGGCAAGGCGCTGGATATAGCGCGTACTGCTCGGGACATGCTCGGGGGCAATGGTATTTCTGACCAATACCCAGTGATGAGGCATATGGTCAATCTCGAAGTGGTCAACACCTACGAGGGTACACATGACATTCATGCACTTATTTTGGGGCGGTCGCAAACCGGTATCGCCGCGTTCTAG
- a CDS encoding integration host factor, alpha subunit (PFAM: Bacterial DNA-binding protein~TIGRFAM: integration host factor, alpha subunit) has protein sequence MSALTKSEMADKLFEELGFNKREAKELVEQFFEEIRICLENNEQVKLSGFGNFDLRDKGTRPGRNPKTGEEVAISARRVVTFKPGQKLRARVEKMQGDA, from the coding sequence ATGTCCGCATTAACGAAATCAGAGATGGCCGATAAGCTTTTTGAAGAGCTGGGTTTCAATAAGCGCGAAGCAAAAGAGCTGGTAGAGCAGTTCTTCGAAGAGATTCGCATTTGCCTTGAAAATAACGAGCAGGTAAAGCTTTCAGGCTTTGGCAACTTTGATCTACGCGACAAAGGCACCCGTCCAGGTCGTAACCCAAAGACGGGTGAGGAAGTCGCCATCTCTGCCCGACGTGTTGTGACTTTTAAGCCAGGACAAAAGCTGCGCGCACGTGTAGAGAAGATGCAAGGCGATGCTTGA
- a CDS encoding putative NADP-dependent oxidoreductase (PFAM: Zinc-binding dehydrogenase) produces the protein MLTNKRILLSQLPTDKLTHDCFSSDEVAVATAADGEVVIKTLILSQDAANRAWMQGATYRSALAGGDVMASYGIGEVIDSKHASWAVGDLVMADVGWQEYAVVQGDLVTAVPEHEGPLSHGLSLLGVAGLTAYHGLINVAGIHAGETLLVSAAAGSVGSIVGQIGRIKGARVIGVAGGDEKCRWVESELGFDACINYKSTEQSLRDQLQAAAPRGIDVYFDNTGGDILQTALFAMNMKGRIACCGAVSMYDGKPKPGPFGVPGLLVTKRLRMEGFIVSDYAYLDADAVHNLSLWARQGELKIVEDILKGLDQAPAGLIGLLAGENRGKRMIRVA, from the coding sequence ATGCTCACAAACAAACGCATTCTCCTTAGCCAACTTCCCACCGACAAATTAACTCACGATTGTTTTAGCTCTGACGAAGTTGCGGTCGCCACGGCCGCGGATGGTGAGGTTGTCATCAAAACCCTTATCTTGTCGCAAGACGCTGCGAATCGCGCCTGGATGCAGGGCGCTACCTATCGCAGTGCGCTCGCCGGTGGCGATGTGATGGCGAGCTATGGCATTGGTGAGGTGATTGATTCCAAACATGCTTCGTGGGCAGTCGGTGACCTGGTCATGGCAGATGTTGGTTGGCAGGAATACGCGGTAGTTCAGGGCGATCTGGTCACGGCCGTGCCCGAACATGAAGGCCCGCTTAGCCACGGATTGTCATTACTGGGCGTCGCAGGTCTGACGGCTTATCACGGGCTCATCAATGTTGCCGGCATACATGCGGGTGAGACGTTACTGGTCTCAGCAGCAGCCGGTTCCGTGGGATCGATCGTTGGGCAAATCGGTCGGATTAAAGGTGCTCGCGTTATTGGTGTTGCCGGAGGTGATGAGAAGTGTCGCTGGGTTGAGAGTGAACTCGGCTTTGACGCCTGCATCAACTACAAAAGCACCGAACAATCGCTCCGCGATCAACTGCAAGCTGCCGCACCCCGCGGTATCGATGTGTACTTCGATAATACGGGTGGTGACATCCTGCAAACGGCTTTATTCGCCATGAATATGAAAGGTCGAATTGCCTGCTGTGGCGCTGTGTCGATGTACGATGGCAAACCAAAGCCCGGACCCTTCGGCGTGCCCGGTCTTCTCGTGACCAAACGGCTCCGCATGGAAGGTTTTATTGTCAGCGATTACGCATATCTTGATGCAGATGCCGTTCACAACTTGTCGCTCTGGGCACGCCAAGGCGAGCTCAAAATCGTCGAGGACATCCTTAAGGGTTTAGATCAGGCACCCGCAGGTCTTATTGGACTATTGGCCGGTGAAAATCGGGGTAAACGAATGATTCGAGTTGCGTAA
- a CDS encoding LSU ribosomal protein L20P (PFAM: Ribosomal protein L20~TIGRFAM: ribosomal protein L20): MPRVKRGVTAHRRHKKILKQAKGYYGARSRVFRVAKQAVTKAGQYAYRDRRQRKRQFRALWITRINAQSRANGMTYSRLINGLKRAEIALDRRVLADLAVHDKPAFAAVVERAKAALAA; the protein is encoded by the coding sequence ATGCCTCGTGTAAAGCGTGGTGTCACGGCTCACCGTCGACACAAGAAAATTTTGAAGCAAGCGAAAGGTTACTACGGTGCACGTTCACGTGTTTTTCGCGTAGCCAAGCAAGCAGTAACCAAAGCGGGTCAGTATGCTTACCGCGACCGTCGTCAGCGCAAGCGTCAGTTTCGCGCACTGTGGATTACGCGTATCAACGCGCAGTCTCGTGCTAACGGAATGACTTACAGCCGACTCATCAACGGTCTTAAGCGTGCTGAGATTGCACTCGACCGTCGTGTATTGGCTGATCTTGCCGTTCACGATAAGCCGGCTTTCGCAGCGGTAGTGGAGCGTGCAAAAGCTGCTCTCGCGGCTTGA
- a CDS encoding phenylalanyl-tRNA synthetase, alpha subunit (PFAM: tRNA synthetases class II core domain (F); Aminoacyl tRNA synthetase class II, N-terminal domain~TIGRFAM: phenylalanyl-tRNA synthetase, alpha subunit): MQSLEDIKAEAAAAIEAAADVAALEELRVSYLGKKGALTGLLKGLGQLSAEERPKAGAEINAVKQVLNEQLNARKESLQSEALSAQLAAEAIDVTLPGRRAEAGALHPITRTIQRMETFFASMGFDVVEGPEIEDDYHNFEALNIPAHHPARAMHDTFYVDDTHVLRTHTSGVQVRTMETQSPPIRVICPGRVYRCDSDLTHSPMFHQVEGLLIDETSNFGHLKGLLEDFLQAFFERDDLSVRLRPSYFPFTEPSAEVDIQCVKCSGEGCRVCSHTGWIEVLGCGMVNPKVLEMSGIDPDKYRGFAFGMGVERLSMLRYGIGDLRLNFDNDLRFLAQFM, translated from the coding sequence ATGCAGTCACTGGAAGATATCAAGGCAGAAGCGGCAGCAGCGATTGAGGCTGCGGCTGATGTCGCGGCGCTTGAGGAGCTGCGTGTCAGTTATCTCGGGAAGAAGGGCGCGCTGACAGGCTTGCTAAAAGGCCTGGGTCAGCTGTCCGCCGAAGAGCGACCTAAGGCAGGCGCCGAAATTAACGCCGTCAAGCAAGTGCTCAACGAGCAGCTGAACGCGCGCAAAGAATCCTTACAAAGCGAAGCGCTGTCGGCTCAGCTTGCAGCCGAAGCCATTGATGTGACGCTCCCCGGTCGTCGTGCCGAGGCGGGCGCTTTGCATCCGATTACTCGCACAATTCAGCGCATGGAGACGTTCTTTGCCTCCATGGGTTTCGATGTTGTCGAGGGCCCAGAAATTGAAGACGACTATCACAATTTCGAGGCGCTCAATATTCCTGCGCATCACCCTGCGCGCGCTATGCATGACACGTTCTATGTTGACGACACACACGTTCTACGAACGCACACATCGGGCGTGCAGGTACGCACGATGGAGACGCAGTCGCCACCCATTCGTGTGATTTGCCCGGGCCGCGTCTATCGCTGCGACTCCGATTTAACGCATTCACCCATGTTCCATCAGGTTGAGGGCTTACTGATTGATGAGACCTCTAATTTCGGTCATCTCAAAGGGCTTCTAGAAGATTTTCTCCAGGCGTTTTTCGAGCGGGACGATTTGTCGGTTCGCTTACGTCCCTCGTATTTTCCCTTCACGGAACCGTCCGCCGAAGTCGATATTCAGTGCGTGAAGTGTTCCGGTGAGGGTTGTCGTGTTTGCTCGCATACCGGTTGGATCGAGGTGCTGGGTTGCGGCATGGTTAACCCTAAAGTGCTCGAGATGAGCGGTATAGACCCCGATAAGTATCGTGGCTTCGCGTTCGGCATGGGAGTCGAGCGGTTATCGATGCTTCGCTATGGTATCGGCGATTTGCGCCTCAATTTTGACAACGACTTGCGCTTCCTAGCGCAGTTTATGTGA